The Planctomicrobium piriforme genome includes a window with the following:
- a CDS encoding EutN/CcmL family microcompartment protein, producing MRIGEVIGRITLSRCHPSVQGAVWKLVVPLSRKGLNGGTEGRGEPIVVFDEMGSGPGSMIAISDGAEASAPFHPEVKPIDAYCAALLDEIRVNP from the coding sequence ATGCGTATCGGCGAAGTCATCGGACGAATCACGTTGTCACGCTGCCACCCCTCGGTGCAGGGGGCGGTGTGGAAACTGGTCGTGCCGCTGAGCCGCAAGGGGCTGAACGGAGGGACGGAAGGTCGTGGGGAGCCGATTGTGGTCTTCGATGAAATGGGTTCCGGGCCAGGGTCGATGATCGCGATCAGCGACGGTGCCGAAGCGTCCGCCCCGTTTCATCCCGAGGTGAAGCCGATCGACGCCTACTGTGCGGCTTTGCTTGATGAAATTCGCGTCAACCCATGA